In the genome of Nymphaea colorata isolate Beijing-Zhang1983 chromosome 9, ASM883128v2, whole genome shotgun sequence, one region contains:
- the LOC116261220 gene encoding uncharacterized protein LOC116261220, with the protein MVVYSAFKRSLSLPPTQKAAKSCHVRSTSLPCRAHPDLALVKDQMHKITAWIIKKDSTFNNLLSGLRMLKSLYDTMDDFLQLPQTQEVVSHNERWANLLLDDLLKFLEVFGVVGTVLSSLKEHHLSTLISLRRRDSTNMEANAQSFIGHRKKANKEMTKLITVLKSMIKPSAAEISREEVEILAIFNDVKALTVSIAISIVSGLCWTPRRVFGKWVGLPKRRIESIKEIADADSVLDCVLRCRGRLDDETSKMALESMVALEDCLNGLEHGNESIFRGLINTRVSILNILTQ; encoded by the coding sequence ATGGTGGTCTACTCAGCTTTCAAGCGATCGCTCTCTCTTCCACCAACGCAGAAGGCCGCGAAATCGTGCCACGTTCGCTCGACCAGTTTGCCATGCAGGGCTCACCCGGACTTAGCCCTGGTGAAGGATCAAATGCACAAGATCACCGCGTGGATCATCAAGAAGGATTCCACTTTCAATAATCTGCTATCAGGCCTTAGAATGCTCAAGTCCTTGTATGACACAATGGATGACTTTCTTCAGCTGCCACAAACTCAAGAAGTAGTCTCCCACAATGAGAGGTGGGCCAATCTCCTTCTAGATGATCTACTTAAGTTTCTTGAAGTTTTTGGCGTTGTGGGCACAGTCCTGTCAAGCCTCAAGGAGCACCACCTGAGCACTCTGATCTCGCTGAGAAGGAGAGATTCGACCAACATGGAAGCTAACGCGCAGTCCTTCATAGGCCACAGAAAGAAAGCCAACAAGGAGATGACCAAACTGATAACTGTTTTGAAGAGCATGATCAAGCCATCAGCAGCAGAAATCTCAAGAGAAGAGGTGGAGATATTAGCCATCTTCAATGATGTCAAAGCGTTGACAGTGTCCATAGCCATTTCTATAGTCTCTGGTCTGTGTTGGACACCAAGAAGGGTCTTTGGCAAATGGGTAGGTTTGCCTAAGAGAAGAATTGAGAGTATAAAGGAAATCGCTGATGCAGACTCTGTCTTGGACTGTGTTCTGAGATGCAGAGGGCGCTTGGATGATGAAACGTCTAAGATGGCACTAGAGAGTATGGTTGCTTTGGAGGACTGCCTTAATGGCCTGGAGCATGGGAACGAGTCTATATTTAGGGGGCTAATCAACACTAGGGTGTCCATTCTCAACATTCTAACACAATAA
- the LOC116260510 gene encoding glutaminyl-peptide cyclotransferase isoform X2 translates to MGVALKKRSRMALILAAVSFLSLATLLYANSSSRLSASPSLFYSFEIVKEFPHDETAFTQGLLYGGNDTFYESTGLYGKSSVRRVHLQTGKVLDIHHMDKSYFGEGLTMSGERLLQVTWLTQTGFIYDKSTLNQLRTFTHHMKDGWGLATDGNIIFGSDGTSTLYKLDANTLKGIGETTVKYNDIEILYLNELEYINGEVWANIWMSDCIARISPKTGSVLGWILLHKLRQNLYASAHNEIDVLNGIAWDAQQKRLFVTGKLWPKLYEIKLQPLKEHYEDIVNVCQLRKAGNAY, encoded by the exons ATGGGTGTGGCTCTGAAGAAGAGATCAAG GATGGCCCTAATCCTAGCCGCAGTATCCTTCCTCTCCTTGGCGACCTTGCTCTACGCCAATTCCTCCTCCCGGCTCTCagcctctccctccctcttctaCTCCTTCGAGATCGTCAAGGAGTTTCCCCACGACGAGACGGCTTTCACGCAG gGCCTCCTTTATGGTGGAAATGATACATTCTATGAGTCGACTGGTCTTTATGGAAAG TCCTCAGTTCGCCGGGTTCATCTTCAGACTGGGAAG GTTCTAGATATTCATCATATGGACAAATCATACTTTGGAGAAGGCCTAACGATGTCTGGTGAAAG GTTGCTTCAAGTGACATGGCTAACACAGACAGGCTTCATCTATGATAAAAGTACTCTTAATCAA CTGAGAACATTTACTCATCATATGAAAGATGGCTGGGGATTGGCTACTGATGGGAATATTATATTTGGGAGTGATGGCACTTCAACTTTGTACAAGTTAGATGCAAATACCTTGAAAG GAATTGGTGAAACCACTGTTAAGTACAATGATATCGAAATTTTATACTTAAATGAGCTTGAGTACATTAATGGTGAAGTCTGGGCAAATATTTGGATG TCAGATTGTATTGCTAGAATTTCACCTAAAACAGGATCAGTGCTTGGATGGATTCTCCTGCATAAATTAAG GCAAAATTTATATGCATCCGCCCATAAT GAAATTGATGTGCTGAATGGTATTGCATGGGATGCACAACAAAAACGATTATTTG TTACCGGAAAACTTTGGCCAAAGCTGTACGAGATCAAGCTTCAGCCACTGAAGGAACATTATGAAGACATTGTGAATGTTTGCCAGCTGAGGAAAGCGGGCAATGCTTACTGA
- the LOC116260510 gene encoding glutaminyl-peptide cyclotransferase isoform X1 encodes MGVALKKRSRRSTISLSSSRSSSSSSFSSSISSYSSLESNSFMKSIIFNRRMALILAAVSFLSLATLLYANSSSRLSASPSLFYSFEIVKEFPHDETAFTQGLLYGGNDTFYESTGLYGKSSVRRVHLQTGKVLDIHHMDKSYFGEGLTMSGERLLQVTWLTQTGFIYDKSTLNQLRTFTHHMKDGWGLATDGNIIFGSDGTSTLYKLDANTLKGIGETTVKYNDIEILYLNELEYINGEVWANIWMSDCIARISPKTGSVLGWILLHKLRQNLYASAHNEIDVLNGIAWDAQQKRLFVTGKLWPKLYEIKLQPLKEHYEDIVNVCQLRKAGNAY; translated from the exons ATGGGTGTGGCTCTGAAGAAGAGATCAAGGCGATCAACGATCTCCCTTTCCTCCTCTcgttcctcttcttcttcttccttctcctcctccatctcctcTTACTCTTCCCTGGAGTCGAATTCGTTCATGAAATCCATTATCTTCAATCGCAGGATGGCCCTAATCCTAGCCGCAGTATCCTTCCTCTCCTTGGCGACCTTGCTCTACGCCAATTCCTCCTCCCGGCTCTCagcctctccctccctcttctaCTCCTTCGAGATCGTCAAGGAGTTTCCCCACGACGAGACGGCTTTCACGCAG gGCCTCCTTTATGGTGGAAATGATACATTCTATGAGTCGACTGGTCTTTATGGAAAG TCCTCAGTTCGCCGGGTTCATCTTCAGACTGGGAAG GTTCTAGATATTCATCATATGGACAAATCATACTTTGGAGAAGGCCTAACGATGTCTGGTGAAAG GTTGCTTCAAGTGACATGGCTAACACAGACAGGCTTCATCTATGATAAAAGTACTCTTAATCAA CTGAGAACATTTACTCATCATATGAAAGATGGCTGGGGATTGGCTACTGATGGGAATATTATATTTGGGAGTGATGGCACTTCAACTTTGTACAAGTTAGATGCAAATACCTTGAAAG GAATTGGTGAAACCACTGTTAAGTACAATGATATCGAAATTTTATACTTAAATGAGCTTGAGTACATTAATGGTGAAGTCTGGGCAAATATTTGGATG TCAGATTGTATTGCTAGAATTTCACCTAAAACAGGATCAGTGCTTGGATGGATTCTCCTGCATAAATTAAG GCAAAATTTATATGCATCCGCCCATAAT GAAATTGATGTGCTGAATGGTATTGCATGGGATGCACAACAAAAACGATTATTTG TTACCGGAAAACTTTGGCCAAAGCTGTACGAGATCAAGCTTCAGCCACTGAAGGAACATTATGAAGACATTGTGAATGTTTGCCAGCTGAGGAAAGCGGGCAATGCTTACTGA
- the LOC116260826 gene encoding probable serine/threonine-protein kinase At1g01540 — protein MFLFNTTFLDTQLYKPTSIFGLHLWLAITICVGVSICLILLVLALCVIFRRYSATTATASAAGSHRLCHPDAATPVVSREIREVKLHRQPSAEKPVAHADQATMGFCEPRKEIQIDIGRDHRIVFSDRPSSHNSGGESRSTDSVSIAAPEVSHLGWGHWYTLRELEVATEGFADENVIGEGGYGIVYKGVMHDASLVAVKNLLNNRGQAEREFKVEVEAIGRVRHKNLVRLLGYCVEGAHRMLVYEFMDNGNLDQWLHGDVGPVSPLTWKIRMNVILGTAKGLAYLHEGLEPKVVHRDVKASNILLDQQWHPKVSDFGLAKLLGSERSYITTRVMGTFGYVAPEYASTGMLNERSDVYSFGVLIMEIISGRCPVDYSRPPGEVNLVEWLKTVVASKNLEQVLDPKMPDKPSSKALKRALLVALRCVNPDAQKRLKMGHVIHMLEVDDFHFRDDRRNSRETDHSHRSHEHANGTATPIERPPVKIEIGQTHEGERDRANNLDSTTRWREYR, from the exons ATGTTTCTGTTCAATACCACGTTTTTGGATACGCAGCTCTACAAGCCGACCTCCATCTTCGGCCTCCACCTCTGGCTCGCCATTACCATTTGCGTTGGCGTGTCCATCTGCCTCATCCTCCTCGTCCTGGCGCTCTGCGTCATCTTCCGGAGGTACTCCGCCACCACCGCCACGGCTTCGGCCGCCGGAAGCCATCGCCTCTGCCACCCCGACGCGGCCACGCCCGTCGTGTCGCGCGAGATCCGGGAGGTGAAGCTCCACCGCCAACCGTCGGCCGAGAAGCCGGTGGCGCATGCGGATCAGGCGACGATGGGGTTCTGCGAGCCGAGGAAGGAGATCCAAATCGATATCGGGAGGGACCACCGGATCGTCTTCTCCGACCGGCCGTCTTCGCACAACAGCGGCGGCGAGAGCCGGTCGACGGACTCGGTGTCGATCGCCGCCCCGGAGGTGTCGCATTTGGGTTGGGGCCATTGGTACACCCTTAGGGAGCTCGAGGTAGCTACAGAGGGATTTGCGGACGAGAATGTGATTGGGGAAGGCGGGTATGGGATCGTCTACAAAGGAGTTATGCACGATGCTTCTCTTGTTGCAGTGAAGAACTTGCTCAACAACAG GGGTCAGGCGGAGAGGGAATTTAAGGTAGAAGTGGAAGCGATCGGACGTGTTAGGCACAAGAACTTGGTGAGGCTGCTTGGATACTGTGTTGAAGGTgcacacag GATGCTTGTTTATGAGTTTATGGACAACGGTAATCTTGATCAGTGGCTTCATGGGGATGTAGGACCAGTCAGTCCTCTTACGTGGAAAATTAGAATGAATGTCATTCTCGGAACAGCAAAAGG GTTAGCGTATCTTCATGAGGGTCTGGAACCAAAGGTTGTGCATCGAGATGTGAAAGCTAGCAATATATTACTTGATCAGCAATGGCATCCCAAGGTTTCAGATTTTGGGCTTGCAAAGCTCTTGGGTTCTGAGAGGAGTTATATAACAACTCGTGTTATGGGTACATTTGG CTATGTAGCTCCGGAATATGCTAGTACCGGGATGCTGAATGAAAGAAGTGACGTCTATAGTTTTGGGGTATTAATAATGGAAATAATCTCTGGAAGATGTCCTGTTGATTATAGTCGACCACCTGGAGAG GTGAACTTAGTTGAATGGCTGAAAACTGTAGTTGCCAGTAAGAACTTAGAGCAAGTTTTGGATCCTAAGATGCCTGACAAGCCATCTTCCAAAGCATTAAAGAGGGCCTTATTGGTGGCCCTCCGGTGTGTCAATCCTGATGCTCAGAAACGACTTAAAATGGGACATGTTATTCACATGCTAGAAGTGGATGACTTTCATTTCCGTGAT GATCGAAGAAATAGTCGAGAAACTGATCATTCTCATCGTTCTCATGAACATGCAAATGGGACTGCAACACCAATAGAGAGGCCGCCTGTTAAGATTGAAATTGGTCAGACTCATGAAGGAGAAAGAGACAGGGCTAACAATCTTGACTCCACCACAAGATGGAGAGAGTATAGATAA